A portion of the Actinomycetes bacterium genome contains these proteins:
- a CDS encoding methylmalonyl-CoA mutase, with amino-acid sequence MAASAESTFAGEFQPASEQDWREAVERVLKGAPFDRLVSRTSDGIEVQPLFTDGPDDAATGAPGAQPFTRGFTAIQRPDGAWDLRAPIGSGDAVVDNATALRELMRGATSLVLSGGAMHDKQTMSSVLDGVMLDLAPVVLAPGAAFITTAEWLMEIWQDNSVADDKALGAFGADPIGTLAATGELPQGVDRALADMAGLASMTAARYPGVRAITVDATPYSEAGATEGTELAAMLATAVAYLRALERTDMSAADAGGQIEVTLGADPDFFTTIAKLRAARRVWAAMATACGVDPAQNPPRFVARTLHRAMSSRDPWVNMLRVTSAAFAAVLGGADSVTTLSFDSELGEPGELGRRMARNTQLLLGEESGIGAVIDPAGGSWYVESLTEQLAAEAWSQFRTIEAAGGLPAALLDGTLAARIGQARDKHLSAVATRKAPITGVSEFPLIDEELPQTAPTSAARPVQVDAGGSATRCEPLQPVRWAEQFEALRDAADAAAASGGNPRVFLANLGSVATHTARATWAKNFFEAGGIEAVTSAAGASTGFDDDELLAADFAGSGASIACICSSDEVYAQRGAEAAAALGGAKRVYMAGKPGEGREQLEAAGVDQFIHVGVDVLAVLRAAHQLLGISQSEEGR; translated from the coding sequence GTGGCCGCATCGGCCGAGTCGACTTTCGCCGGCGAGTTCCAGCCGGCGAGCGAGCAGGACTGGCGTGAGGCAGTCGAACGCGTGCTTAAGGGAGCACCCTTCGACCGGCTCGTGTCGCGAACGTCCGATGGCATCGAGGTACAGCCCCTGTTCACCGATGGGCCCGACGATGCGGCCACCGGTGCTCCCGGCGCGCAGCCGTTCACCCGGGGCTTCACCGCCATCCAGCGGCCCGACGGTGCATGGGACCTACGAGCTCCCATCGGCTCCGGCGACGCCGTGGTCGACAACGCCACCGCACTGCGCGAGCTGATGCGAGGGGCAACGTCGCTTGTGCTCTCCGGTGGAGCCATGCACGACAAGCAGACCATGTCGAGCGTGCTCGACGGTGTGATGCTCGACCTCGCACCGGTGGTTCTCGCCCCCGGCGCCGCCTTCATCACCACCGCCGAGTGGCTGATGGAGATCTGGCAGGACAATTCGGTCGCCGACGACAAGGCGCTCGGTGCATTCGGGGCCGATCCGATCGGCACCCTCGCAGCAACTGGCGAACTGCCCCAGGGAGTGGACCGGGCGCTGGCAGACATGGCCGGCCTCGCTTCGATGACCGCGGCCAGGTACCCAGGTGTGCGGGCGATCACGGTCGACGCCACGCCATACAGCGAGGCAGGCGCCACAGAAGGCACCGAACTGGCAGCGATGCTGGCCACGGCGGTCGCGTACCTGCGGGCCCTCGAGCGTACGGACATGTCTGCGGCGGATGCCGGCGGACAGATCGAGGTGACCCTCGGAGCGGATCCCGACTTCTTCACCACGATTGCCAAACTCCGTGCCGCGCGGAGGGTCTGGGCGGCAATGGCCACCGCGTGCGGTGTTGACCCCGCGCAAAACCCACCACGGTTCGTTGCGCGCACCCTTCACCGTGCGATGAGCAGCCGCGATCCGTGGGTCAACATGCTGCGGGTCACCTCGGCTGCCTTTGCGGCCGTACTCGGCGGAGCAGACAGCGTGACCACCCTGTCCTTCGACTCCGAACTCGGTGAACCCGGCGAGCTCGGGCGGCGCATGGCGCGCAACACCCAGCTCCTGCTCGGCGAGGAGTCCGGCATCGGTGCCGTGATCGACCCGGCCGGCGGATCCTGGTACGTGGAGTCGCTCACCGAGCAGCTCGCGGCCGAAGCATGGAGCCAGTTCCGCACCATCGAGGCAGCGGGTGGCCTGCCGGCGGCCCTCCTCGACGGCACCCTCGCCGCCCGCATCGGCCAGGCCCGCGACAAGCACTTGTCGGCGGTGGCGACCCGCAAGGCACCGATCACCGGTGTTTCCGAGTTCCCGCTCATCGACGAGGAACTCCCACAAACCGCACCGACCAGCGCTGCCCGACCTGTGCAGGTGGATGCCGGCGGGTCGGCGACGCGCTGTGAACCACTGCAGCCAGTTCGCTGGGCCGAACAGTTCGAAGCGCTCCGCGACGCCGCCGACGCCGCAGCGGCGTCCGGGGGTAATCCGAGAGTGTTCCTTGCCAACCTCGGCAGCGTCGCGACCCACACCGCACGCGCCACGTGGGCCAAGAACTTCTTCGAAGCCGGCGGCATCGAGGCAGTCACCTCCGCCGCCGGAGCCAGCACGGGTTTCGATGACGACGAACTCCTGGCAGCTGACTTCGCCGGCTCGGGCGCGTCGATCGCATGCATCTGCTCATCTGACGAGGTGTACGCGCAGCGGGGCGCCGAAGCAGCCGCTGCCCTCGGTGGTGCCAAGCGTGTGTACATGGCCGGCAAGCCGGGCGAAGGGCGCGAGCAGCTCGAAGCGGCCGGGGTGGATCAGTTCATACACGTCGGAGTAGATGTGCTCGCAGTGCTGCGAGCCGCACACCAACTGCTCGGAATCAGCCAGTCGGAGGAGGGCCGATGA
- a CDS encoding EAL domain-containing protein, with translation MSQTPTATPKLHYNGSAQMRRFRWFVAVSAVSLVAIVALPESAAANAAFIYSVFGIGVAVVRCWTLRGPVRLPAVIIAVAGVAVLASGLVRDLDSVGRLDDYPFPSPADVLVALATVLFIAAIWIIVRRRNPSLGLDPILDAIVGACAAALLNWSLILPYLQDDSFPASERVVTFGFSILSFILMMLAVLALVAGSLPTTSNRLLAAALVASFAVDVAANQVVAGRIEPNLLVPMTMLVLVLGGAGLMHPSVKSLLDRPAGAGMVRRLSNRRIAVLTFALVTPPAVLVWQVIVGGTGLRLLLPAIGAITLVPLVLVRLGRLVRQNEALAAQEATLRTVGERFVVAERELDVVMAVRAGLDQLFGEELIEGELVLSPMEETSRYRNPLRPAIQPALRALQAEIESIDGPVNGEFHSLESVGHTGCWQAGLIVVQGEVRGAILAATETEMTEEHRNALSALCRQGAVAFRAVEQTERTVRERSEARFASLIENSSDIVAILDEGEHLAYASPVAERLLGREPDPGAVFDLEELVHPEDLGAARSLLDDARFSARSTGEVRLRHANGDYHWFEVIVADLVTDPNVGGLLLNARAIDDRKTAEEQLLLSEARFKSLVQHSSDLLVVVDPHDKVTYASPSAEKMVNESHGGLVGRHLASVFRGSEVDWRAALRSGAGDDSPTSIEFGFTDADGDWLTLEALVTDLRADPAVGGFVLNARDITERKSMMRHLRHQATHDSLTGLANRVLVVEELDNMLSHNAGNSSVAAICIDLDDFRDINDSLGQGTGDQVLQGVAERLRSALEFGDQAARIGADEFAVIVERAHGEEIVLEIAQQILEQIAEPLSIDGRRLTLSASAGIAVDHDRGLVGEGLLRNSITAMHQAKRDGRSQVVRFERSMRTASSDRLELRADLARAIGTEQLVVFYQPIVDLEDGSMLGAEALVRWDHPERGRLSPAMFVPIAEDAGLIEGLDAQVRRQACEDLASWRAEVPGATDLYVTTNLSVQELHSDHLLSSVLRDLRETGLPPDRLLLEVTESNLLDDSDLVRQHMASLRANGIKIGIDDFGTGYSSLGYIHRFEFDLLKIDRSFVVGLARATNQRIVSAVLDLASDLGANVVAEGIETPSQEQQLLDLGCRRGQGYLYSRPVPAAQFRRLLTSTESLQSH, from the coding sequence ATGAGTCAGACCCCGACGGCAACACCGAAACTCCATTACAACGGCAGTGCCCAGATGAGGCGTTTCCGCTGGTTCGTCGCGGTCTCGGCAGTCTCCCTCGTGGCCATCGTGGCCCTTCCCGAATCCGCCGCAGCCAATGCCGCTTTCATCTACTCCGTATTCGGCATCGGTGTGGCCGTCGTACGCTGCTGGACGCTTCGGGGGCCCGTGCGCTTGCCGGCCGTCATCATCGCCGTGGCCGGTGTGGCCGTGCTTGCCAGCGGGCTTGTCCGTGACCTGGACAGCGTCGGACGACTCGATGACTACCCATTCCCGTCACCCGCCGACGTTCTCGTGGCCCTTGCCACGGTCCTGTTCATCGCCGCCATCTGGATCATCGTGCGCCGCAGAAACCCGTCACTCGGCCTCGACCCGATACTCGACGCGATCGTGGGTGCCTGTGCCGCTGCGCTGCTCAACTGGTCGCTGATCCTGCCCTACCTTCAGGACGACTCGTTTCCCGCCAGCGAGCGCGTCGTAACATTCGGCTTCAGCATCCTGTCATTCATCCTGATGATGCTGGCAGTGCTTGCACTGGTGGCCGGCTCGTTGCCCACCACCAGCAACCGTCTGCTCGCCGCCGCGCTCGTGGCCAGCTTCGCCGTGGACGTGGCCGCCAACCAGGTGGTTGCAGGCAGGATCGAGCCCAACTTGCTCGTTCCGATGACCATGCTCGTGCTCGTGCTCGGCGGCGCCGGTCTCATGCACCCCTCGGTCAAGAGCCTGCTCGACCGCCCTGCCGGTGCAGGCATGGTCAGACGCCTCAGCAACCGACGCATCGCAGTGCTCACATTCGCGCTGGTGACCCCACCTGCGGTGCTCGTGTGGCAGGTGATCGTGGGTGGAACCGGGCTACGACTGCTTCTGCCTGCCATCGGCGCGATCACGCTCGTGCCGCTGGTCCTCGTGCGCCTCGGACGCCTTGTGCGCCAGAACGAGGCCCTTGCCGCACAGGAAGCAACCCTGCGCACAGTTGGTGAGCGATTCGTAGTCGCTGAACGCGAGCTCGACGTGGTCATGGCGGTGCGTGCCGGCCTGGATCAGCTCTTTGGCGAAGAGCTCATCGAAGGTGAGCTCGTGCTCTCCCCGATGGAGGAGACCAGCCGCTACCGCAACCCGCTGCGCCCCGCGATCCAGCCTGCTTTGCGGGCCCTTCAAGCAGAGATCGAGTCGATCGACGGTCCTGTGAACGGCGAGTTCCATTCCCTCGAGTCAGTCGGCCATACCGGTTGCTGGCAGGCCGGCTTGATCGTCGTGCAGGGCGAGGTCAGGGGGGCGATCCTGGCCGCTACGGAGACAGAGATGACCGAAGAGCACCGCAATGCGCTCTCGGCACTGTGTCGTCAGGGAGCCGTCGCGTTCCGTGCGGTGGAACAGACCGAACGGACCGTGCGCGAGCGGTCCGAAGCGCGGTTCGCCTCCCTCATCGAGAACTCGTCGGACATCGTCGCCATCCTCGACGAAGGTGAGCACCTCGCATATGCATCGCCGGTTGCCGAACGGCTTCTCGGTCGTGAGCCGGACCCTGGCGCAGTCTTCGACCTCGAAGAGCTCGTGCACCCCGAAGACCTCGGGGCCGCACGCAGCCTTCTCGACGATGCTCGGTTCAGCGCCCGCTCCACCGGAGAAGTGCGGCTCCGCCACGCAAACGGTGACTACCACTGGTTCGAAGTCATCGTCGCCGACCTCGTGACCGATCCGAACGTCGGCGGACTGCTGCTGAACGCCCGTGCCATCGACGACCGCAAGACCGCCGAGGAGCAGCTGCTGCTCTCCGAGGCCCGCTTCAAGTCGCTGGTACAGCACTCGAGTGACCTCCTTGTCGTGGTCGACCCCCACGACAAGGTCACCTACGCGAGCCCCTCGGCCGAGAAGATGGTGAACGAGAGCCACGGAGGGCTGGTCGGGCGCCACCTGGCCAGCGTGTTTCGCGGTAGCGAGGTGGACTGGCGTGCCGCCCTGCGCTCCGGAGCCGGTGACGACTCGCCGACTTCGATCGAGTTCGGCTTCACAGATGCCGATGGCGACTGGCTGACACTCGAGGCGCTGGTGACCGACTTGCGGGCCGACCCGGCTGTGGGTGGATTCGTGCTCAACGCGCGCGACATCACAGAGCGCAAGTCGATGATGCGCCACCTGCGCCATCAGGCCACCCACGACAGCCTCACCGGTCTGGCAAACCGCGTGCTCGTGGTCGAGGAGCTCGACAACATGCTGTCGCACAACGCGGGCAACAGCTCAGTCGCCGCGATCTGCATCGACCTGGACGACTTCCGCGACATCAACGACAGCCTCGGCCAGGGAACCGGAGACCAGGTCCTGCAGGGGGTTGCGGAACGGCTGCGCTCCGCACTCGAGTTCGGTGACCAGGCAGCCCGCATCGGTGCCGACGAATTCGCAGTGATCGTCGAACGGGCGCACGGCGAGGAGATCGTGCTTGAGATTGCGCAGCAGATCCTCGAGCAGATTGCAGAGCCGCTCAGCATCGATGGCCGCCGACTCACGCTGTCGGCCTCGGCGGGCATCGCAGTCGACCACGACCGCGGTCTCGTCGGTGAGGGCCTGCTGCGCAACTCCATCACGGCCATGCATCAGGCGAAGCGCGACGGCCGTTCCCAGGTGGTCCGCTTCGAGCGGTCCATGCGTACGGCGTCCTCCGATCGTCTCGAGCTGCGAGCCGACCTTGCCCGCGCCATTGGAACCGAACAACTCGTGGTCTTCTACCAACCGATCGTGGACCTGGAGGACGGCAGCATGCTCGGCGCAGAGGCCCTGGTGCGCTGGGACCATCCTGAACGGGGCAGGCTGAGTCCGGCAATGTTTGTCCCGATCGCCGAAGATGCCGGCCTCATCGAAGGACTCGATGCCCAGGTGCGCCGCCAGGCCTGCGAGGACCTCGCGTCGTGGCGTGCCGAGGTGCCCGGGGCGACCGACCTGTACGTCACCACCAACCTCTCGGTCCAGGAGCTGCACTCAGACCACTTGCTGTCGTCGGTGCTCCGCGACCTCCGCGAGACCGGCCTCCCGCCCGACCGCCTGCTGCTGGAGGTGACCGAGTCGAACCTGCTGGACGACAGTGACCTCGTGCGCCAGCACATGGCCTCACTACGTGCCAACGGCATCAAGATCGGCATCGACGACTTCGGCACCGGCTACTCGAGCCTTGGCTACATCCACCGCTTCGAGTTCGACCTGCTCAAGATTGACCGGTCGTTCGTGGTCGGTCTCGCACGGGCAACCAACCAGCGGATCGTGTCGGCGGTGCTCGACCTCGCATCCGACCTCGGCGCCAACGTCGTGGCCGAAGGAATCGAGACCCCATCGCAGGAACAGCAGCTGCTCGACCTCGGATGCCGCCGTGGGCAGGGATACCTCTACTCCCGACCAGTGCCTGCCGCCCAGTTCCGTCGGCTCCTCACATCGACCGAGAGCCTCCAGTCGCACTAG
- a CDS encoding cytochrome c oxidase assembly protein, whose protein sequence is MRFWCSAVEEPWSWTPSPYIGVWLLVAGIVAWYWNAWRRHRADHPAQEHDRKYMRRFAAGVFFLWIASDWPVGTLGGGYLASVHMLQYMLYTFAAAPLLILGTPQWMAEAVLERLRLRNVWLVLSRPLVAVLVTNVILVVTHSPTGVDTLRSTQVGSFLMDMVWLLSGFVLWAPIVNPIREAVHSSDPIRIAYLFFAVAFVPMIPGAFITFSPVPLYETYELAPRLGLSPIHDQQLAGVVMKIGSIPVIWTVMGVIWFRWYQNDNVRPAHRRDPVRREDIDLDNPGSQRKPASPAASGK, encoded by the coding sequence ATGAGGTTCTGGTGCTCCGCGGTCGAGGAACCCTGGAGCTGGACTCCGAGTCCGTACATCGGTGTCTGGCTTCTGGTGGCCGGCATCGTCGCCTGGTACTGGAACGCCTGGCGCAGGCACCGCGCCGACCACCCTGCCCAGGAGCACGACAGGAAGTACATGAGGCGCTTCGCCGCTGGCGTGTTCTTCCTGTGGATCGCGTCCGACTGGCCCGTCGGAACGCTCGGGGGCGGATACCTCGCCTCGGTCCACATGCTGCAGTACATGCTCTACACCTTCGCTGCCGCGCCGCTGCTGATCCTCGGCACCCCCCAGTGGATGGCCGAAGCCGTGCTGGAACGACTGCGCCTGCGCAACGTGTGGCTGGTGCTCTCCCGGCCGCTCGTAGCGGTGCTGGTCACCAACGTGATCCTCGTGGTCACGCACTCCCCCACGGGAGTCGACACTCTGCGATCCACCCAGGTCGGGTCGTTCCTCATGGACATGGTCTGGCTACTGTCCGGATTCGTGCTGTGGGCCCCGATCGTCAACCCGATCCGCGAGGCCGTACACAGCTCCGACCCCATCCGCATCGCCTACCTGTTCTTCGCAGTTGCCTTCGTGCCGATGATCCCCGGCGCCTTCATAACCTTCTCGCCGGTACCGCTGTATGAGACCTACGAGCTCGCACCTCGGCTCGGGCTGAGTCCCATCCACGACCAGCAACTCGCAGGCGTCGTGATGAAGATCGGCAGCATCCCGGTCATCTGGACCGTCATGGGAGTCATCTGGTTCCGCTGGTACCAGAACGACAACGTGCGTCCCGCCCATCGCCGCGACCCGGTACGGCGCGAGGACATCGACCTCGACAACCCGGGTTCGCAGCGAAAGCCGGCATCGCCGGCTGCGAGCGGCAAGTGA
- a CDS encoding SDR family oxidoreductase has product MDSLFSVAGKRALVTGGSRGIGRMIASALLSNGAEVIIASRTADDVDAAVSELSKLGNCSGVAADVATEAGRSALVDAVGAAGGLDILVNNAGMAVPESPAGADADLSAAMLALNVTAPLLLTQALAEQLKDGATAHDPARVVMIGSVDGIRVPVTPLFTYGASKAAVHSLTRQLAHTLNGEHVTVNAIAPGMFESAMTERVLAAPGMQERIEAGIPLGRIGAPQDIAAAVLFLAGSGGSYLTGTLIPVDGGVSTNHA; this is encoded by the coding sequence ATCGACTCACTGTTCAGCGTTGCAGGCAAGCGTGCCCTCGTCACCGGCGGGTCCCGTGGCATCGGCCGCATGATCGCCTCGGCGCTGCTCTCCAACGGCGCTGAGGTGATCATCGCGTCCCGCACGGCCGATGACGTCGACGCTGCGGTCAGCGAGCTGTCCAAGCTCGGCAACTGCAGCGGTGTCGCCGCCGATGTGGCGACCGAGGCAGGACGCTCCGCTCTGGTGGACGCCGTCGGTGCCGCTGGAGGGCTCGACATCCTCGTGAACAACGCCGGCATGGCCGTGCCAGAGTCGCCTGCGGGCGCGGATGCAGACCTGTCCGCCGCGATGCTGGCTCTGAACGTCACCGCACCGCTCCTGCTCACCCAGGCCCTCGCCGAGCAGCTCAAGGACGGCGCAACCGCGCACGACCCGGCCAGGGTCGTGATGATCGGATCGGTCGACGGCATCCGCGTGCCGGTCACTCCGCTGTTCACATATGGCGCTTCCAAGGCCGCCGTGCACTCCCTCACCCGCCAACTCGCTCACACCCTCAACGGTGAACATGTGACCGTGAACGCGATCGCCCCCGGCATGTTCGAATCCGCGATGACCGAGCGGGTACTTGCTGCGCCCGGGATGCAGGAACGCATCGAGGCCGGCATCCCACTGGGCCGCATCGGGGCACCGCAGGACATCGCTGCAGCCGTGCTGTTCCTGGCCGGATCCGGAGGTTCCTACCTCACCGGCACGTTGATCCCGGTCGACGGCGGGGTGAGCACCAACCACGCCTGA
- a CDS encoding copper chaperone PCu(A)C, producing MTRLARFAAPAALTLGTIAWGSACGSVANGGVEASNAAVGANPGDSAALYVDLSNTGNADDSLVAAECDCAGTTSLHVTEDRDGILLMLGADSVTLPAHETTSLHPGGTHVMLEGLAQPLEAGQQVDVTLEFADSEPITLEAPVVPLQELAERVPQR from the coding sequence ATGACCCGCCTCGCTCGGTTCGCCGCACCCGCGGCACTCACGCTGGGCACCATCGCGTGGGGATCCGCGTGCGGATCCGTGGCCAACGGCGGCGTCGAGGCGTCCAATGCCGCGGTCGGGGCCAACCCCGGGGACTCCGCCGCCCTCTACGTCGACCTGAGCAACACCGGCAACGCCGACGACTCGCTCGTGGCCGCGGAATGCGACTGCGCCGGCACGACATCGCTGCACGTCACCGAGGACCGAGACGGCATCCTGCTCATGCTCGGCGCCGACAGCGTCACTCTCCCGGCCCATGAGACCACCTCCCTTCACCCCGGTGGCACACACGTAATGCTCGAAGGCCTGGCCCAGCCCTTGGAGGCGGGCCAGCAGGTCGACGTGACCCTGGAGTTCGCCGACAGCGAGCCGATCACGCTCGAGGCACCGGTCGTGCCGCTCCAAGAACTGGCCGAGAGGGTGCCGCAGCGGTGA
- a CDS encoding cytochrome c, with amino-acid sequence MRLSRCHIWWAAAIALSIVLLVAACSSDTAPDAADLSESGARGLAIAQRFNCTGCHTSDGSDSLGPSWLGLYGSEVTFIDGGTAVADDDYLRRAIEDPTAQVVEGYRATMPRQELSAEQLDDVTAYIRELGG; translated from the coding sequence GTGAGGCTCTCGCGCTGCCACATCTGGTGGGCCGCTGCCATCGCGCTGTCGATCGTGCTGCTGGTTGCGGCCTGCTCGTCGGACACTGCACCCGATGCCGCGGACCTGAGCGAGAGCGGTGCACGCGGCCTGGCTATCGCACAACGCTTCAACTGCACCGGCTGCCACACCAGTGACGGCTCCGACTCGCTCGGCCCATCTTGGTTGGGCCTCTACGGATCCGAGGTCACATTCATCGACGGGGGGACCGCCGTCGCCGACGACGACTACCTTCGCCGGGCTATCGAAGACCCCACGGCACAGGTCGTGGAGGGCTACCGCGCCACCATGCCGCGCCAGGAACTCAGCGCGGAGCAGTTGGACGACGTGACCGCCTACATCCGAGAACTGGGCGGCTGA
- the scpA gene encoding methylmalonyl-CoA mutase, producing MSDLSVPDFTSMDLPSAAPGAAPPVQGEGTDLPEGIHVDPSYDSASRKGLDFLGTYPGLAPFVRGPYPTMYVNQPWTIRQYAGFSTAEDSNAFYRRNLAAGQKGLSVAFDLPTHRGYDSDNPRVAGDVGMAGVAIDSIYDMRVLFDGIPLDKMSVSMTMNGAVLPVLALYVVAAEEQGVKPEQLAGTIQNDILKEFMVRNTYIYPPSPSMKIIADIFSFTSANMGRFNSISISGYHMQEAGATADLELAYTLADGLEYVGAGIDAGMDVDAFAPRLSFFWAIGMNFFTEIAKMRAARLLWAKLMKERFDPQNPKSLSLRTHSQTSGWSLTAQDVFNNVMRTCIEAMAATQGHTQSLHTNALDEALALPTDFSARIARNTQLFLQQESGTTKVIDPWGGSYYVEKLTAEIAGKALALIEEVDELGGMAKAIEAGIPKLRIEEAAARTQARIDSGRQPVIGVNKYQLDVNEDIDVLKVDNSAVRAGQVAKLERLRSERDADSVEQALEALTNCADGRGGNLLELAIDAARQKATVGEISDALEKVYGRHRADIRSISGVYRQELDESGGVVDDVRAMVDEFEAVEGRRPRILLAKMGQDGHDRGQKVVATGMADLGWDVDIGPLFQTPAEAARQAVEADVHVVAASSLAAGHLTLVPELRSALEEFGRPDIMIVVGGVVPPQDYDELYAAGAEAIFPPGSVIAESAKELLAKLAARRD from the coding sequence ATGAGCGACCTGTCCGTACCCGACTTCACTTCCATGGACCTGCCGTCCGCGGCGCCCGGCGCCGCACCACCCGTGCAGGGAGAGGGAACCGACCTGCCCGAGGGCATCCACGTCGACCCGTCCTACGACTCGGCATCCCGCAAGGGCCTCGACTTCCTCGGCACCTATCCGGGTCTGGCGCCATTCGTGCGCGGGCCTTACCCCACCATGTACGTCAACCAGCCGTGGACGATCCGTCAGTACGCCGGGTTCTCCACCGCAGAGGACTCCAACGCCTTCTACCGGCGCAACCTCGCTGCCGGCCAGAAGGGCCTGTCTGTCGCGTTCGACCTGCCCACCCACCGCGGGTATGACTCGGACAATCCACGGGTCGCTGGTGACGTGGGTATGGCCGGTGTGGCGATCGACTCCATCTACGACATGCGGGTGCTCTTCGACGGGATCCCGCTCGACAAGATGTCGGTGTCGATGACCATGAACGGTGCTGTGTTGCCGGTGCTCGCCCTCTATGTGGTGGCTGCCGAAGAGCAGGGGGTGAAGCCGGAGCAGCTCGCAGGGACCATCCAGAACGACATCCTCAAGGAGTTCATGGTCCGCAACACCTACATCTACCCGCCGTCGCCGTCGATGAAGATCATCGCCGACATCTTCAGCTTCACTTCGGCCAACATGGGCCGCTTCAATTCGATCTCCATCTCCGGCTACCACATGCAGGAAGCTGGAGCGACGGCCGACCTGGAGCTGGCCTACACGCTCGCCGACGGCCTCGAGTACGTGGGCGCCGGCATCGACGCCGGAATGGACGTGGACGCCTTCGCCCCGCGGCTGTCCTTCTTCTGGGCGATCGGGATGAACTTCTTCACCGAGATCGCAAAGATGCGCGCCGCCCGACTGCTCTGGGCGAAACTCATGAAGGAGCGCTTCGACCCGCAGAACCCGAAGTCGCTCAGCCTGCGAACCCACTCGCAGACGTCGGGCTGGTCGCTCACCGCGCAGGATGTCTTCAACAACGTGATGCGCACCTGCATCGAGGCGATGGCCGCCACCCAGGGCCACACCCAGAGCCTCCACACCAACGCGCTCGACGAGGCCCTCGCACTGCCCACCGACTTCTCCGCACGGATCGCCCGCAACACCCAGCTGTTCCTCCAGCAGGAATCGGGCACAACCAAGGTGATCGATCCTTGGGGCGGCAGCTACTACGTCGAGAAGCTCACCGCAGAGATCGCGGGCAAGGCGCTCGCCCTCATCGAGGAGGTCGACGAACTCGGCGGCATGGCCAAGGCCATCGAGGCGGGCATCCCGAAGCTCCGTATCGAGGAAGCGGCGGCGCGCACCCAGGCGCGCATCGACTCGGGCCGCCAGCCCGTCATCGGGGTCAACAAGTACCAGCTGGATGTCAACGAGGACATCGACGTGCTCAAGGTCGACAACTCGGCGGTGCGGGCCGGCCAGGTCGCCAAGCTGGAGCGTCTTCGCTCCGAGCGCGATGCCGACTCCGTGGAGCAGGCACTTGAGGCACTCACCAACTGCGCTGATGGCCGCGGCGGAAACCTGCTCGAGCTCGCCATCGACGCCGCCCGCCAGAAGGCGACGGTCGGTGAGATCTCGGACGCCCTCGAGAAGGTCTACGGTCGCCACCGAGCCGACATCCGCTCTATCTCGGGCGTGTACCGCCAGGAACTCGACGAATCCGGAGGGGTCGTGGACGATGTTCGCGCAATGGTCGACGAGTTCGAGGCCGTCGAGGGCCGCCGCCCGAGGATCCTGCTGGCCAAGATGGGCCAGGACGGTCACGACCGCGGCCAGAAGGTGGTCGCCACAGGCATGGCCGACCTCGGCTGGGATGTCGACATCGGCCCGTTGTTCCAGACACCGGCCGAAGCGGCCCGTCAGGCCGTCGAGGCCGACGTGCACGTGGTCGCCGCTTCATCTCTTGCGGCCGGGCACCTCACCCTCGTGCCCGAGCTCAGGTCAGCGCTCGAGGAATTCGGTCGGCCCGACATCATGATCGTGGTCGGTGGCGTGGTTCCTCCCCAGGACTACGACGAGCTCTACGCTGCCGGCGCGGAGGCGATCTTCCCGCCGGGCTCCGTCATCGCCGAGTCCGCCAAGGAGCTGCTCGCCAAGCTCGCAGCCAGGCGCGACTGA
- a CDS encoding SCO family protein codes for MSVTPDTELDEPPEPVPAHGNTRVRNAAILVTAVAVVLGAIALLTSGNDPSATEWAGRVLPEPEDKPAIALADTDGNPFDLRADTDGRLTLLMFGYANCPDVCPISLGTLQSALEELDPAVANNVEMVFVTADPERDTAAELRDYLDGYNRDFVGLWGTTDEIDEAQRLANVPPAVRETPDEDGNYTVGHASQIIAYQDDGIARIVYPFGTRQQDWVRDLPRLVAGEQPAA; via the coding sequence TTGTCAGTAACCCCCGACACAGAGCTCGACGAACCACCCGAGCCCGTCCCAGCGCACGGCAACACGCGCGTGCGCAATGCCGCGATCCTCGTCACGGCCGTCGCCGTTGTGCTCGGGGCCATCGCGCTGCTGACATCGGGCAACGACCCGTCCGCAACCGAATGGGCGGGCCGCGTCCTGCCCGAGCCCGAGGACAAGCCCGCCATCGCCCTCGCCGACACCGATGGCAACCCGTTCGACCTGCGGGCCGACACCGACGGCCGGCTGACACTGTTGATGTTCGGTTACGCCAACTGCCCCGACGTCTGCCCCATCAGCCTCGGAACGTTGCAGTCGGCGCTCGAGGAGCTCGACCCCGCGGTGGCCAACAACGTGGAGATGGTGTTCGTAACGGCGGACCCGGAACGCGACACCGCCGCGGAACTGCGGGACTACCTGGACGGCTACAACAGGGACTTCGTCGGGCTCTGGGGAACGACCGACGAGATCGACGAGGCACAGCGGCTCGCCAACGTGCCGCCGGCGGTGCGCGAGACACCCGACGAGGACGGTAACTACACCGTCGGCCACGCAAGCCAGATCATTGCCTACCAGGACGACGGCATCGCCCGCATCGTCTACCCGTTCGGCACCCGTCAGCAGGACTGGGTGCGCGACCTGCCCCGGCTCGTGGCGGGCGAACAGCCCGCGGCATGA